In the Quercus lobata isolate SW786 chromosome 5, ValleyOak3.0 Primary Assembly, whole genome shotgun sequence genome, one interval contains:
- the LOC115990645 gene encoding probable LRR receptor-like serine/threonine-protein kinase At1g53440 produces MPLTRLKGLDLQTGFFTYRQIKAATNNFNAVNKIREGGFGSVYKGILSDGIVIAVKQLLSKSKQGSREFVNEIGMISSLQHPNLVRLYGCCIEGKQLLLVYEYMENNSLAHALFNNEEREQTLDWSARQKICVGIARGLVFLHEESTLKIVHRDIKTTNVLLDQDLNPKISDFGLAKLDEEENTHISTRIAGTIGYMAPEYALWGYLTYKADVYSFGDVALEIVAGKNNMKYRPNEKFVCLLDWATVLQKKGDLMELVDPKLGSEFSKEEVLRMIKVALLCTNPSPALRPTMTAVVSMLEGKTVVDEMARDPDIYGDEWRFEALRDQFGQSLQLNSVEGQSLVQSANPTWIGSSSTSAHDLYSTNLDSR; encoded by the exons ATGCCTTTGACAAGGTTAAAGGGATTAGATCTACAAACTGGTTTTTTTACATATAGACAAATAAAAGCTGCTACCAATAACTTCAATGCTGTAAACAAGATTAGGGAAGGTGGTTTTGGATCCGTTTACAAG GGCATACTATCTGATGGTATTGTAATTGCGGTTAAGCAACTTTTGTCAAAATCAAAGCAAGGAAGCCGTGAATTTGTGAACGAAATAGGCATGATATCTAGTTTGCAACATCCAAATCTTGTTAGATTGTATGGATGTTGTATTGAAGGAAAACAATTATTGTTGGTATATGAGTACATGGAAAACAATAGCCTTGCACATGCTTTGTTTAATAATG aaGAACGAGAACAAACA TTGGACTGGTCTGCAAGGCAGAAAATATGTGTTGGCATAGCAAGAGGTCTGGTTTTCTTGCACGAGGAATCAACACTGAAAATTGTTCATAGAGACATCAAAACCACTAATGTGTTGCTTGACCAAGACCTCAACCCTAAGATCTCCGACTTTGGTTTGGCCAAGCTAGACGAAGAAGAGAACACACACATTAGCACAAGAATTGCTGGAACAAT AGGTTACATGGCTCCTGAATATGCATTATGGGGTTATTTAACCTACAAAGcggatgtttatagttttggagATGTTGCATTGGAAATTGTTGCTGGGAAGAACAACATGAAATATCGACCAAATGAGAAATTTGTATGCCTCTTGGATTGG GCAACCGTTTTACAAAAGAAAGGAGATTTGATGGAGTTGGTAGATCCAAAATTGGGGTCTGAGTTCAGTAAGGAAGAGGTACTTAGAATGATAAAAGTAGCTTTATTATGCACTAATCCATCACCAGCCCTTAGGCCCACCATGACTGCCGTAGTGAGTATGCTTGAAGGCAAGACAGTTGTTGATGAAATGGCCAGGGATCCAGATATTTATGGCGATGAATGGAGGTTTGAAGCCTTAAGAGACCAATTTGGTCAGAGCCTACAACTAAACTCAGTTGAAGGTCAGAGCCTCGTTCAGTCAGCAAATCCAACATGGATTGGCTCTTCTTCTACATCTGCCCATGATCTCTATTCCACTAATCTTGACTCTCGgtaa